CTTCTGCCGAAATACCGTGGGGCAGCACCATATAACTGGGCTTTGATAAATGGGGAGAAGGTAACCGGTGTTACCATAATGTATGTTAAGAAAGAACTGGATGAAGGGGATATTATAGCGCAAAAAGAAGTTAAAATAGAGAAAGATGATAATGCTAAAACCCTTCTGGAAAAACTTATTATAGCAGGGGAAGAACTCCTGATAAAGGCGATAGATGACCTCGAAGCAGAAAAAGCTGAAAGAAAGGAACAAAAAAAAGAAGATGCGACTTACTTTGGTAAATTGCCTGATGATATTGGCAATATTGACTGGGCAAAAAACGCTGTTGAGATACATAACCTGGTTCGTGGACTTGCACCGCTACTAAGTGCTTACTCTAAATTGAACGGTAAATTGATAAAAATTCTCAAGACTGAAATAGTAAATTTCAAAGAAACAGGCAAAGCAGGTGAGATTATCGGCGCCGAGAAAGGAAAAGGTTTAATAGTTAAAGCGGGAATCGGAGCGCTCCTTGTAAAATGCGTTAAGCCTGAAGGAAAAAAAGAAATGAGTTTTGAAGACTACGCACGCGGGAATAAAGTTGGACCCGGTATGCATTTTTCGAAATAGTCATAAGCCAAATATTTAAACAGTAAACTACTTTTAACTTGTATCAGTGGAATCATCTTAAAAAGGAGGAAAAATAGAATGAATGCAATAAAAACAACAGTATTACTGGCAGCTCTTTTAGGGTTGTTTATGTTCTTTGGCGGTTTGTTTGGAGGAAAGACCGGAGTAATCATTGCGTTTGTGTTCGGAATGCTTATGAATTTGGTAATGTACTGGTTTTCGGATAAGATAGTTCTTTCCATGTACGGGGCAAAGCCTGTGGAAGCAAAAGATGCACCCGAACTTTATGGGATGGTACAGAATCTCGCTTCAAGGATGGATATTCCGATGCCAAAAGTTTATATTATTGCGATGGCTGCGCCAAATGCGTTTGCTACAGGCCGGGATCCGGCTCACTCGGCAGTTGCTGTCAGTCCTTCAATAATGAGTTTACTTTCAAA
This portion of the Candidatus Firestonebacteria bacterium RIFOXYD2_FULL_39_29 genome encodes:
- a CDS encoding methionyl-tRNA formyltransferase, with amino-acid sequence MKILFYGTADISARVLKKLFDTKRHEIEVVTSCDKPRGRGLNVKACEVKGLAGLLGLKTYQPEKIKDDIFFESIKNNSYDLGVVVAYGQILSREIIDLPAKGTINLHFSLLPKYRGAAPYNWALINGEKVTGVTIMYVKKELDEGDIIAQKEVKIEKDDNAKTLLEKLIIAGEELLIKAIDDLEAEKAERKEQKKEDATYFGKLPDDIGNIDWAKNAVEIHNLVRGLAPLLSAYSKLNGKLIKILKTEIVNFKETGKAGEIIGAEKGKGLIVKAGIGALLVKCVKPEGKKEMSFEDYARGNKVGPGMHFSK